The Francisella salimarina genome has a segment encoding these proteins:
- a CDS encoding FTL_1293 family small RNA FtrC-regulated protein → MKIPNEKEFAIKKAILKAIEQGYSVAQLADGFGVSRSLIYKYRRALRDQGFIKKNENDVYVITENKFSMKPEAPKTASLDLKYTDLNDPNIYSEEIQLTEEETSPNEDCLQSNDSENIESIQNSVDQMHKLNELKRANKSRTKKGFLNKVFGKIKKII, encoded by the coding sequence ATGAAAATACCTAATGAGAAAGAATTTGCTATAAAAAAAGCTATTCTAAAAGCTATTGAACAGGGCTATAGCGTTGCCCAATTAGCAGATGGTTTTGGAGTTTCTAGAAGTTTAATATACAAATATCGTAGGGCACTCAGAGACCAGGGTTTCATCAAAAAAAATGAAAATGATGTTTATGTTATAACTGAGAATAAATTCTCTATGAAGCCCGAAGCCCCAAAAACTGCTAGCCTTGATTTAAAATATACTGATTTAAATGACCCAAATATTTATTCTGAAGAAATACAGCTAACTGAAGAAGAGACTTCTCCTAATGAGGACTGTCTGCAAAGTAACGATTCAGAAAATATAGAATCTATTCAAAACTCCGTAGATCAAATGCATAAGCTTAACGAACTAAAGAGAGCCAATAAATCGCGAACTAAAAAAGGGTTTCTAAACAAAGTCTTTGGCAAAATAAAAAAGATAATTTAA
- a CDS encoding S8 family serine peptidase yields MFKKIFLIGASLYASAYANDIELIVKYKDNQNKIGTVSANSVATMSTVQNYQVLEDIDSRTKVVKVSDGQALRPTTTSLKTQSSSAAQKVSNNNAYAAAKNFMDSNPNVEYAIPKNSKMYAYDLNNTQTTNTTNFQNNIISWGQQWDMQSPKEVTGGIDAYGAWDLVLDNPKRVDVAVIDSGLAYAAPEDISKKIDRDHSHYYFFMKNRELRVSSNIYDNGSFHGTHVAGTVAANGPKVKGVAGPIDSIKILPIRALGDDGSGDTYAILESVKWAAGAQVYAKNSSGQYLEDNKAPVKVINLSLGMSRIDPYTGQPIVSRDEWRENYMGTLCPAWKEAIQAAHERGVTVVIAAGNDGKNLFNDIPSGCRDINAIVVESTGPEGLLAPYSTYYAPDGILKWVVNSLVVRAPGGDSYNYGKTAQIYSTLNNYEYGYMQGTSMATPHVAGIIALLYANLQESQSSGQDVSVVRKALQDSKDIYSPNIVNAKNSLNNLKSTTQSIAA; encoded by the coding sequence ATGTTTAAAAAAATATTTTTAATAGGAGCTTCTTTGTATGCCTCAGCGTATGCAAACGATATTGAGTTAATCGTTAAGTATAAAGATAATCAAAATAAAATAGGGACTGTTAGTGCTAATTCTGTAGCTACTATGAGTACAGTTCAAAACTATCAAGTCCTTGAAGATATAGATTCGAGAACAAAAGTTGTAAAAGTAAGTGATGGCCAGGCTTTACGGCCAACTACTACTAGTTTAAAAACTCAGTCAAGTAGTGCAGCCCAAAAGGTATCAAACAATAATGCTTATGCCGCTGCCAAAAATTTTATGGATAGTAATCCAAATGTTGAATATGCTATCCCAAAAAATTCAAAAATGTATGCTTATGATTTAAACAATACACAAACAACCAATACGACTAACTTTCAAAATAACATCATAAGCTGGGGACAACAGTGGGATATGCAGAGTCCGAAAGAGGTCACAGGTGGGATTGATGCTTATGGTGCATGGGACTTAGTTTTAGATAACCCAAAGAGAGTTGATGTCGCTGTAATTGATTCAGGATTAGCTTATGCTGCTCCTGAAGATATATCAAAAAAAATAGATAGAGATCATAGCCATTACTATTTTTTTATGAAGAATAGAGAGCTTAGAGTATCTAGCAATATCTATGATAATGGTAGTTTTCATGGTACACATGTAGCAGGGACAGTGGCTGCAAATGGTCCTAAAGTCAAAGGTGTTGCAGGGCCAATAGATAGTATTAAGATTTTGCCTATTAGAGCTTTAGGAGATGATGGCAGTGGTGATACTTATGCTATTTTAGAATCTGTCAAATGGGCAGCAGGAGCGCAAGTATATGCAAAAAATAGTAGTGGGCAATATTTAGAGGACAACAAAGCTCCAGTTAAAGTTATCAATCTTAGCCTTGGGATGTCTAGAATTGATCCATACACTGGACAGCCTATAGTCAGTCGAGATGAGTGGAGAGAAAACTATATGGGCACATTATGCCCAGCATGGAAAGAGGCCATTCAAGCTGCACATGAAAGAGGTGTGACAGTAGTTATTGCCGCAGGTAATGATGGTAAAAATTTATTTAATGACATACCATCAGGCTGTAGAGATATTAATGCTATAGTTGTTGAATCTACAGGGCCGGAAGGATTGTTAGCGCCTTACTCGACATACTATGCTCCTGATGGGATACTAAAGTGGGTAGTAAACAGTCTAGTTGTTAGAGCTCCAGGTGGAGATAGTTATAATTATGGCAAAACAGCTCAAATATACTCTACTTTAAATAACTATGAATATGGTTATATGCAGGGTACATCTATGGCTACTCCTCATGTTGCTGGTATCATTGCATTATTGTACGCTAATTTACAAGAGTCTCAGTCTTCAGGGCAAGATGTAAGTGTAGTAAGAAAAGCATTGCAAGATTCTAAAGATATTTATAGCCCTAATATTGTTAATGCGAAGAATTCATTGAATAATTTGAAGAGTACTACACAATCAATAGCAGCATAG
- a CDS encoding SDR family NAD(P)-dependent oxidoreductase: protein MDNKKNILITGCSHGGIGYATAIYLRDKGYQVFASTRKQEDVDKLKAEGFDTYLIDVTNYQQVDQALESILAKTGGKLDAVFNNAGFGQVGALEDIDTQFIKKQFETNVFAVHNLTNKAIKIMRKQGYGKIIQHSSILGLIGMRFRGSYVASKYALEGMTDTMRLELRDTNIFISLLNTGPVTSKFRENALKTIDNVEVENSPHNKEYYRIMLGNHKPIPFNLPAIEVAKVVEKILVAKKPRPRYFITKATWIMTTLKRFLTTKAFDKVVGKY from the coding sequence ATGGATAACAAAAAAAATATTCTAATAACAGGTTGCTCTCATGGTGGTATTGGCTACGCTACAGCCATCTATCTTCGAGATAAAGGATATCAAGTTTTTGCTTCTACTAGAAAGCAAGAAGATGTAGATAAGCTCAAAGCCGAAGGCTTTGATACTTACTTGATAGATGTCACTAATTATCAACAAGTTGATCAGGCTTTAGAGTCTATTTTAGCTAAAACTGGTGGCAAATTAGATGCTGTATTTAATAATGCTGGATTTGGACAAGTGGGCGCATTAGAAGATATAGATACGCAATTTATCAAAAAGCAGTTTGAAACCAATGTATTTGCCGTACATAATCTAACTAACAAAGCTATAAAAATCATGCGTAAACAAGGTTATGGGAAAATAATACAGCATAGTTCAATATTAGGGCTTATTGGTATGAGGTTTCGCGGATCATACGTAGCTAGTAAATATGCACTAGAAGGTATGACTGATACTATGCGACTTGAGCTTAGGGATACTAATATTTTCATTAGCCTATTAAATACTGGACCTGTAACAAGCAAATTTAGAGAGAATGCTCTAAAGACTATAGATAATGTTGAAGTAGAAAATTCACCTCACAATAAAGAATACTATAGAATAATGCTTGGTAATCACAAACCTATCCCTTTCAACCTACCTGCAATTGAAGTAGCCAAAGTTGTTGAAAAAATTCTTGTAGCAAAAAAACCAAGACCTAGATACTTTATAACAAAAGCAACTTGGATTATGACAACTCTCAAAAGATTTTTGACAACAAAAGCTTTCGACAAGGTTGTAGGAAAGTATTAA
- a CDS encoding APC family permease, giving the protein MGSISTDNKVLGLKDVTIMAVTANFGIRWIPVAAGLGASAIFFWVLGALVFFLPLVVIATQLSRKYPDEGGMYAWTTRALGEKSGFMVAWLYWINTIFYYPAVLIFLATNFAYFIGKPELVENHYYITVVVLIAFWLITVISFYGLRANKYLVDIGGILGSFIPAIVIIILGVAAYIAVGHSATDFSMANIAPHGSSWDNLSTLTIIMFAMAGIEIIPTFANSVRDAKKNLYYGLILSAFILLGLYILGTVALNLVASPDDIGKASGLMTAFEIIGHQFHWAWFPKLMAFLLTFAEFAAVSIWLLAPVIMFFKCTPKGILPDWLHKTNKHDSPRNALIFMGVLVTFIVVLTNLLPSVDAMYQILILMATVLYFIPYLYLVIAYIKLMNHKIKYLFAVLVFVSTSLGIIFSFQPPSDMNDAYEIAIYESELILGPMIFIFVGWFLYKFRK; this is encoded by the coding sequence ATGGGTTCAATCTCAACAGATAATAAAGTTCTTGGATTAAAAGATGTCACTATAATGGCAGTCACTGCTAACTTTGGTATTCGTTGGATACCTGTTGCCGCAGGCTTGGGGGCATCTGCAATATTCTTTTGGGTACTTGGAGCTTTGGTATTTTTCCTACCATTGGTTGTTATAGCTACTCAGTTGTCACGTAAGTATCCGGATGAGGGCGGTATGTATGCTTGGACTACTAGAGCTTTGGGTGAAAAATCAGGCTTTATGGTTGCATGGCTTTACTGGATTAATACAATATTTTACTATCCAGCAGTTCTAATATTCTTGGCTACAAATTTTGCTTACTTCATCGGTAAGCCTGAGTTAGTCGAGAATCATTATTATATTACTGTGGTGGTATTAATAGCTTTTTGGTTGATTACGGTAATTAGCTTTTATGGTCTAAGGGCAAATAAATATCTAGTAGATATTGGAGGTATTTTAGGCTCATTTATACCTGCTATTGTGATAATCATTTTAGGGGTGGCAGCATATATAGCCGTAGGGCATAGTGCTACTGATTTTTCTATGGCTAATATAGCTCCTCATGGTAGTTCGTGGGACAATCTTTCTACTTTGACTATTATTATGTTTGCTATGGCGGGTATCGAGATAATTCCTACTTTTGCCAACTCTGTTAGAGATGCTAAGAAAAACCTCTATTATGGCTTGATTTTATCTGCTTTTATATTACTTGGACTATATATACTAGGTACCGTAGCTCTGAATCTGGTAGCATCACCTGATGATATCGGTAAAGCATCTGGTTTGATGACTGCATTTGAGATTATAGGTCATCAATTTCATTGGGCATGGTTTCCTAAACTCATGGCATTTTTATTAACATTTGCTGAATTTGCCGCAGTTAGTATTTGGTTATTAGCACCTGTTATTATGTTTTTTAAATGTACTCCTAAAGGAATTTTGCCGGACTGGTTGCATAAAACTAACAAGCACGATTCTCCAAGAAATGCTTTGATATTTATGGGAGTGTTGGTCACCTTTATAGTCGTACTTACAAACTTGTTGCCGTCAGTTGATGCGATGTATCAAATCTTGATCCTTATGGCTACTGTACTTTATTTTATCCCTTATTTATATCTTGTAATCGCTTATATCAAGCTTATGAATCATAAGATAAAATATCTGTTTGCAGTACTAGTTTTTGTATCGACATCATTAGGTATAATATTTAGCTTTCAACCACCAAGCGATATGAATGATGCTTATGAGATTGCAATATATGAATCAGAACTAATTTTAGGGCCAATGATTTTTATATTTGTAGGATGGTTTTTGTATAAGTTTAGAAAATAA
- the groL gene encoding chaperonin GroEL (60 kDa chaperone family; promotes refolding of misfolded polypeptides especially under stressful conditions; forms two stacked rings of heptamers to form a barrel-shaped 14mer; ends can be capped by GroES; misfolded proteins enter the barrel where they are refolded when GroES binds): MAAKEVLFSDDARAKMLDGVNTLANAVKVTLGPKGRNVVLDKSYGAPAITKDGVSVAKEIELEDKFENMGAQIVKEVASKTADVAGDGTTTATVLAQALLTEGLKAVAAGMNPMDLKRGIDKAATKLVEELKVLSKPCSDSKSIEQVGTISANSDSTVGKLIAEAMAKVGKEGVITVEEGKGFEDELDVVEGMQFDRGYLSPYFATNQENMTTDLESPYILLVDKKISNIRELLPVLEGVSKSGKALLIIAEDVESEALATLVVNNMRGVVKVCAVKAPGFGDRRKAMLEDIAILTGATVISEELGMKLEEANMEHLGTANRVQVTKDDTTIIDGAGDKDAIANRVSQIKANVAEATSDYDKEKLQERLAKLSGGVAVIRVGAITEAEMKEKKDRVDDALHATRAAVEEGIVAGGGVALIRAQKALDGLTGDNDDQNHGIALLRKAIEAPLRQIVQNAGGEASVVVNEVKAKEGSHGYNAANDTYGDMVEMGILDPTKVTRSALQHAASIAGLMITTEAMVGEIKEDAPAMPPMGGGMGGMPGMM; encoded by the coding sequence ATGGCTGCAAAAGAAGTTTTATTTTCAGATGACGCTCGTGCAAAAATGCTAGATGGTGTTAACACTTTAGCTAATGCTGTAAAAGTTACTTTAGGTCCTAAAGGTCGTAATGTCGTATTAGACAAATCATATGGTGCTCCAGCAATTACTAAAGATGGTGTATCTGTTGCTAAAGAAATCGAACTAGAAGATAAATTTGAGAATATGGGTGCTCAGATTGTTAAAGAAGTAGCATCTAAAACTGCTGATGTGGCGGGTGATGGTACTACTACTGCCACTGTATTAGCTCAAGCGCTACTTACAGAAGGTCTAAAAGCTGTTGCTGCAGGTATGAATCCTATGGATCTAAAAAGAGGGATTGATAAGGCTGCTACTAAATTAGTAGAAGAGCTAAAAGTACTTTCTAAGCCGTGTTCTGACTCTAAATCAATCGAGCAAGTGGGCACAATCTCTGCTAACTCTGACTCTACTGTAGGTAAGCTTATCGCTGAAGCTATGGCAAAAGTTGGCAAAGAAGGTGTGATCACTGTAGAAGAAGGAAAAGGTTTTGAAGATGAGCTTGATGTCGTTGAAGGTATGCAGTTTGATAGAGGTTATTTATCTCCATATTTCGCGACAAACCAAGAGAACATGACTACTGATCTAGAGAGCCCATATATATTACTAGTTGATAAGAAAATCTCTAATATCCGTGAATTACTTCCTGTATTAGAAGGTGTTTCTAAGTCTGGTAAAGCTCTATTGATCATCGCTGAAGATGTTGAGAGCGAAGCTTTAGCTACTTTAGTTGTTAACAATATGCGTGGTGTAGTTAAAGTATGTGCAGTTAAAGCTCCTGGCTTTGGCGATAGAAGAAAAGCTATGTTAGAAGACATTGCAATCTTAACAGGTGCTACAGTTATATCTGAAGAGCTTGGCATGAAGCTAGAAGAAGCTAATATGGAGCACTTAGGTACTGCAAATAGAGTACAAGTGACTAAAGATGATACTACAATCATTGATGGTGCTGGAGATAAAGATGCTATTGCAAATAGAGTTTCTCAAATCAAAGCAAATGTTGCAGAAGCTACTTCTGACTATGATAAAGAGAAGCTACAAGAAAGATTAGCTAAGCTATCTGGCGGTGTTGCTGTAATTAGAGTTGGTGCTATTACAGAAGCTGAGATGAAAGAGAAGAAAGACCGTGTTGATGATGCTTTACATGCTACTCGTGCAGCTGTAGAAGAAGGTATCGTCGCTGGCGGCGGTGTTGCACTTATTAGAGCGCAAAAAGCTCTTGATGGCTTGACTGGTGATAATGATGATCAGAACCACGGTATTGCTTTACTTAGAAAAGCAATCGAAGCTCCTCTAAGACAAATTGTACAAAATGCTGGTGGCGAAGCTTCTGTAGTTGTAAACGAAGTTAAAGCTAAAGAAGGAAGCCATGGCTACAATGCAGCTAATGATACTTATGGTGATATGGTTGAAATGGGTATCTTAGATCCTACTAAAGTTACTCGTTCAGCTCTACAACATGCTGCTTCAATTGCTGGTCTAATGATCACAACAGAAGCTATGGTTGGTGAGATCAAAGAAGATGCTCCAGCTATGCCTCCTATGGGTGGTGGCATGGGCGGTATGCCAGGCATGATGTAA
- a CDS encoding co-chaperone GroES, translating to MNIRPLQDRVLVRRAEEETKSAGGIILTGSAQEKPSEGEVVAVGNGKKLDNGSTQPMDVKVGDKVLFGKYSGSEVKVNDETLLMMREDDIMGIIG from the coding sequence ATGAACATTCGTCCATTACAAGACAGAGTATTAGTACGTCGTGCAGAAGAAGAAACAAAGTCTGCAGGTGGGATTATCTTAACTGGTAGTGCTCAAGAAAAGCCAAGTGAGGGTGAAGTTGTAGCTGTTGGGAATGGTAAGAAATTAGACAATGGTTCTACTCAACCTATGGATGTGAAAGTAGGCGATAAAGTACTATTTGGTAAATACTCAGGTAGTGAGGTAAAAGTAAATGATGAGACTCTTCTTATGATGAGAGAAGACGACATTATGGGTATTATCGGATAA
- a CDS encoding alpha/beta fold hydrolase, protein MKKIVLAIFLITITTSIFALDIQSKEIMINKNKVHYYQVNNSKSNLNLIMLTGIGTTANFWPKDFIDILSQKYNLYILDYRGVNTSQDNSNVNYSIYDLANDTNSFIKKLNLKNTYLLGWSMGTTIALQTAFDKNKSFKKIFLISPPLPTNANDNSTKFKKTPKFNSNDDIYNYVFNNNLYKYSPKDLTTEKSRFINSDISTLFPTPEVYAKQKIARNEWVSNKDAINNFVNIDIPTVIFLSNNDQIEHIDSIQKTISLVKNKSIVSTIYLNKSGHAIDWDQSLKLANIINNLA, encoded by the coding sequence ATGAAGAAAATAGTACTGGCCATATTCCTTATTACTATTACAACAAGTATTTTTGCTTTAGATATCCAAAGTAAAGAAATAATGATAAACAAAAATAAGGTTCATTATTATCAAGTTAACAATTCCAAGAGCAACTTAAATCTTATTATGTTAACTGGTATTGGTACTACTGCTAACTTTTGGCCAAAAGATTTTATAGATATACTCTCGCAAAAGTATAACTTATATATTCTTGATTATCGTGGTGTAAATACAAGTCAAGATAATTCAAATGTAAACTATTCCATCTATGATCTAGCAAATGATACTAACTCCTTCATCAAGAAACTAAATTTGAAAAATACGTATCTATTAGGTTGGTCAATGGGAACTACAATTGCCCTACAAACAGCTTTTGATAAAAATAAATCATTTAAAAAAATCTTTTTAATATCTCCACCTTTGCCAACAAATGCTAATGACAACTCTACAAAGTTTAAAAAAACTCCTAAATTCAATAGTAATGACGATATCTATAATTATGTATTTAACAATAATTTATATAAATACTCTCCTAAAGATCTAACCACTGAAAAATCTAGATTCATAAACTCTGATATAAGCACTTTATTTCCTACTCCAGAAGTTTATGCGAAACAGAAAATAGCTCGAAACGAATGGGTTTCAAATAAGGATGCTATTAATAATTTTGTTAATATTGATATACCTACTGTAATATTCTTATCAAATAATGATCAAATAGAGCATATTGATAGTATTCAAAAAACCATATCTTTAGTAAAAAATAAATCTATAGTAAGTACAATTTATCTAAATAAATCCGGACATGCTATTGATTGGGATCAATCTCTCAAATTAGCAAATATCATAAATAACTTAGCATAA
- a CDS encoding PACE efflux transporter has protein sequence MNNKSMSFTARLVHTIGFEFFGIVIFTPFAMFVLHKDMFHIAGLAIIVSIIAMLWNLVYNYIFDIVENKTGGCRSKRGVIIRVLHAILFEAGLLIVTIPLVAYMLDMGLIEAVIVDIGFVIFYLVYAFVYNYIFDKIYFGFIHN, from the coding sequence TTGAACAATAAAAGTATGAGCTTCACTGCCCGTTTAGTTCACACAATAGGCTTTGAATTTTTTGGAATAGTGATTTTCACCCCATTTGCCATGTTTGTCCTACACAAAGATATGTTTCATATCGCAGGACTAGCTATCATAGTATCAATAATAGCCATGCTATGGAATCTTGTATATAACTATATTTTTGACATCGTCGAGAATAAAACAGGCGGGTGTCGCTCAAAAAGAGGAGTTATTATAAGAGTGTTGCATGCCATTCTCTTTGAAGCTGGTCTTTTAATTGTTACTATCCCTCTTGTTGCATATATGCTAGATATGGGGCTAATAGAAGCAGTTATTGTTGATATTGGCTTTGTTATTTTTTATCTTGTATATGCTTTTGTGTATAATTATATTTTCGATAAGATTTACTTCGGTTTTATACATAATTAG
- a CDS encoding FeoA domain-containing protein: MSKYKTNTKYLIKGYLQSCPVAYKNRLLSLGLLPGKTLEIKRKAIFGGPCQVSVRNADISIRVKELDLLDLEEIKS; this comes from the coding sequence ATGTCAAAATATAAGACTAATACTAAATATTTAATCAAAGGGTACCTCCAGAGCTGTCCAGTCGCCTATAAAAACAGACTTTTATCCTTAGGTTTATTACCTGGTAAAACTCTAGAAATAAAACGTAAAGCTATTTTTGGTGGTCCATGCCAAGTCAGTGTAAGAAATGCTGATATTTCCATACGTGTAAAAGAACTAGACCTATTAGATCTAGAGGAGATCAAATCATGA
- the feoB gene encoding Fe(2+) transporter permease subunit FeoB codes for MRYALVGNPNCGKTTIFNVLTGLNQKVGNWSGVTVDKKVGYFKVDDQQVEIVDIPGIYSLSASDSSSIDEQIAFNYVIQEKPDAIINVLDASNLERSMYLTIQLLELNVPIILAVNMVDVANKSGTIIDFDKLSKLLGINVFPVIGSKGVGINELKNALTKPQSASHYDLKSHYPKEILRLDNQLQELRQSDTANLWLAGELYEGRTIQLEQDNQDIDIEALLSEHSELIAKSGHKIPETRYGIVDDILKNTVSYTASKSSRSITQVLDSVCMNRFLGIPVFLMMMYLMFFFSITFGSAVQPLFDDFTASVFIDGVAYYSNMIGLPEQLTMILSQGFGTGINTVLAFIPQIGFLFIFLSLLEDSGYMSRAAFVIDRFMQSIGLSGKAFVPMIVGFGCNVASIMASRTLETREDRLMTIMMSPFMSCGARLAIFSVFATAFFPDHGASVIFLLYLLGIIAAILTGYVIKFTFLKNEATPFVLDIPKYHLPHFSTIMLYSWNRLKSFLLKAGKVIVPIAVIIGSLNSINVTKNESALSYAGKEITPIFAPMGVNNDNWQATVGLMTGVLAKEVVVGTLNTLYTQDDSQGIPDSYSITDNFKDAIYSTWDNLFNMDLNPITSNEADANMSSSAMGNMTSKFSSGLAAFSYLLFVLLYIPCISVIGATVRESTRGWAILSIIWSSAMAYTSAVVVYQLGNILNTPVKSIVYTAIAIVGLGIVIAIMRYLSTRIKFVANLTGCSSCQVRK; via the coding sequence ATGAGATATGCCTTAGTTGGTAATCCAAACTGTGGTAAAACAACAATCTTCAATGTACTGACAGGACTTAATCAAAAGGTAGGTAACTGGTCTGGCGTTACAGTAGATAAAAAAGTTGGTTATTTTAAAGTTGATGATCAACAAGTTGAAATAGTTGATATACCCGGTATATACAGCCTATCAGCATCCGATAGTAGCTCTATTGATGAACAAATAGCTTTCAACTATGTTATACAAGAGAAACCGGATGCAATAATAAATGTTTTAGATGCATCTAATCTTGAAAGAAGTATGTATCTAACCATACAACTACTAGAGCTAAATGTTCCAATAATACTAGCTGTAAACATGGTAGATGTCGCTAATAAAAGTGGAACTATAATTGATTTTGACAAATTATCTAAACTCTTGGGAATAAATGTTTTTCCAGTAATTGGTTCAAAAGGTGTTGGAATAAATGAACTTAAAAACGCTCTCACTAAACCACAGTCGGCCTCACACTATGACTTAAAATCTCACTATCCTAAAGAGATATTGAGATTAGATAATCAACTTCAAGAACTACGTCAATCAGATACAGCAAACTTATGGCTAGCTGGAGAGCTTTATGAGGGTCGAACTATCCAACTTGAACAGGATAATCAAGATATTGATATTGAAGCACTACTTTCAGAGCACTCAGAATTAATAGCTAAATCTGGACACAAAATACCAGAAACTCGCTATGGCATAGTAGATGATATCCTTAAAAACACGGTTAGCTATACAGCTTCAAAATCCAGTAGAAGCATAACACAAGTATTGGACTCTGTATGTATGAACCGTTTTTTAGGGATACCTGTGTTCCTAATGATGATGTACCTAATGTTCTTTTTCTCAATAACATTTGGTTCTGCAGTACAGCCTTTGTTTGATGATTTTACAGCTTCAGTATTTATTGATGGTGTTGCATATTACTCGAATATGATTGGTCTACCTGAACAATTGACTATGATATTATCCCAAGGCTTTGGTACAGGTATTAACACAGTACTTGCATTCATCCCTCAAATTGGCTTCCTATTTATATTCTTATCTCTACTTGAAGACTCTGGATATATGTCAAGAGCTGCTTTTGTCATTGATAGATTTATGCAATCTATAGGACTTTCTGGTAAAGCTTTTGTACCTATGATTGTTGGCTTTGGATGCAATGTTGCTTCAATTATGGCCTCAAGAACTCTAGAAACTCGAGAAGATCGTTTAATGACAATCATGATGTCACCATTTATGTCATGTGGCGCTAGACTTGCTATCTTCTCAGTATTTGCAACAGCATTTTTTCCTGACCACGGTGCTTCAGTAATATTTTTACTTTATTTACTAGGAATTATTGCAGCAATTTTGACAGGATATGTTATTAAATTTACATTCCTAAAAAATGAAGCAACTCCTTTTGTATTAGATATACCAAAATATCACTTACCTCACTTTAGTACAATTATGCTCTACAGTTGGAATCGTCTAAAATCATTCCTACTTAAAGCAGGTAAAGTTATAGTACCAATAGCAGTTATCATCGGAAGCCTAAATAGCATCAATGTAACTAAAAACGAATCTGCTCTTAGCTATGCAGGTAAAGAGATAACTCCAATATTTGCACCTATGGGAGTTAATAATGATAACTGGCAAGCTACTGTTGGTTTAATGACTGGGGTGCTTGCAAAAGAGGTTGTTGTAGGTACTTTAAATACTCTTTATACACAAGATGATAGTCAGGGTATTCCAGATAGTTACAGTATTACAGATAACTTTAAAGACGCTATATATAGTACTTGGGATAACCTTTTCAATATGGATCTTAACCCAATCACAAGTAACGAGGCAGATGCTAATATGAGTAGCTCTGCTATGGGTAATATGACAAGTAAATTTAGTTCTGGGCTAGCTGCATTTTCATATTTACTATTCGTACTATTATATATACCTTGTATATCTGTAATTGGTGCCACAGTTAGAGAATCTACCAGAGGATGGGCTATTTTATCTATTATATGGAGCTCGGCAATGGCATATACTTCTGCAGTTGTAGTATATCAGCTAGGCAATATACTTAATACACCAGTTAAATCTATCGTGTATACAGCAATTGCCATAGTTGGGTTAGGTATTGTAATTGCCATAATGAGATATTTATCAACCAGAATCAAATTTGTAGCAAACTTAACTGGCTGCTCAAGTTGTCAGGTCAGAAAATAA